Genomic window (Methanococcoides methylutens):
ACGTACAGAACGGGAGATGTATACTATATACAGTTCCAGAGTACACACAGGTTTTAAGCCTGCTAAAAAGGAGTCAATTGCATCAATTATAGGCAGTACGCCTGAATTCGATAGCGAAGCTTCTGTATTTTTTTCCTGGGACCTTGAAAATGACTGGAATATCCTGGATGTTTCTGACAATGTCTCTCTTTTTGGATATACTGTTGAAGAATGTCTGGATGAAAGATTCTCATATTCTGATCTTGTTCACCCTCATGACCTGGATAGAGTATTCTCTGAGCTGCAAATTTATCGGGAACTTGAAGGGACCTCCTCTTTTGTTCAGAACTACAGAATATTGGCAAAAAATGGCTCTGTAGCGGATGTAAAAGTACTTAATACTCTAACAATTACTGCTGATGGGTCGGTTGGATCAGCCTATGGTTTCATGATAGAAATGACAAGCTTACCAAATATTACTCATTCAAATCATGCAAGTTTTTATTTAGAATCAATTATCGATTCGCTAAAAGAATCTATTTTAATAATAGGTAATGATTTTGAGGTTATCTATGCGAACGATTCTTTCTATGAATTATTCAAAGTTGGACCTGAAGATGTAATTGGTAAAAATGCAAGAAAGTTTGCTCAGTTCAGGCAAGATTCCCCTGAGCTCTTTAGTAAATTAAAAGATGTCTGTGCGGAAGGAAAACCTGTCAAGAATCTCGAATTCACATATACTTTTACCAACGTTGGGATGCGAACGATCTCGTTGAATGCAAATCGTCTTTCTTTGTCCACCGATGATGGATGTCTGTTGTTTGTAGCATTTGAAGATATCACTGAACTGAAAAAAGCAGAAGAACTGCTCTCATCTGAAGAAAAATATGCTTCACTCGTTGAAAAAGGAACTGAGGGCATAATTGTTGTTCGAGATGATATCATAAAGTATGCTAACACGAAATTCTGTGAACTTAGGGGGCTGCAAAAAGAAGATATAATAGGTTCTGATCTCTTTTCCCATATTCCTACTGAATATCATCGAATGATCTCAATAAAGATCAAAAAATGGTTGGCAAGTAAAAAGAAGGATCCTAAAAGTTATGAGGTAAACATCTTTTCAAAAGATGAAGAGAACATACCGGTGGAAATTACAGCCTCCCATGGCGACTATGGAGGAGAACCCGGCCTGATCATAACGATTAATGATATTCGTGAAAAAAGAAAAGCAAAGGAAGCCCTTATCGATACTGAGAAAAACTTCCGACTCATCTTTGAGAAATCCCCAATGGGAATTGTTCGTTTTGATCAGAAAGGCACCATCACCAACTCCAACGAAGTATTCGATGAATTATTCAATCATCTTCAAGAAAATGTGCTAGGACAGAGTTTATTTGATTTCCTGAAAGATGACAAAATAAGACAGGGTCTTAATGATGTACTTACTGGAAAATCCAATAATTTTGAATCAGAGACCCAACTTAAAAAAGATAACAATTCACTGATACTTCGTTTGAATCTAAGTTCATTGATCGTAGATGGCTTCCCTCAAGGAGGAATGGCTATCTTTGATGATGTAACACTTCACAAGATGGGAGAAGAGTCCCTTCAGCAAAATGAAAACCGTCTCAAAATACTTCTTGAACTTAGCCAGATGGCGGATGATGATGTATCCAGTATCATTAGATTTGCCCTTCGGTCGGCCCTGGACCTCACACAAAGCAGTGAAGGATATATCCTACGATTAGGGGATAATGGGATACCTGATCTTTGTTTGTCTCTTTTAAAAGATGAAGAAGGCCAGTATGATTTCAATGAAGAAAGTATTAATTGTTCTTCTGATCTAAAAAGAACCATTAAAGAAAACGGTTCAACAGGCAAACCTTTATTCTCTAACATTCTGACAGACCACAATAATAGATCTGATATATCAGAAAAAGCAGTGCATCGCATAGAACTTCCGTTTTATGATGGCAGTTCGATCAAATTTGTGCTGGGCGTCGAAAATAAGGATACATCATACAATTATCTTGACACACATAACCTCAAACTACTTCTGCAATCGATGTGGAAACTGATCATTCACAGAGAAGCGAATGAAGCATTAGAAGCTTCAGAGGAAAAGTATTCAACACTTGTTGAAAAAGGAAATGATGGCATCATCATCATTCAGGATGGCATGCTTAAATTTGCCAATCCAATGTTCTGTGAGATCGTGGGATTGTCCCCTGACAAAGTACATGATACAAAATTTACCAGATACATTTCACCTGAATACATAAGAATGGTAGAGAAATTATTATCGAAGATACTGGAAAAGAAAAAGAGCATAAGTCGTAGATCTGAAATTATTCTAATGGGGAAGAGTAGAGGATCCATTCCAGTTGAGATTACCACTTCCCGCATTGACCACAATGGTAAACCTTCAATAATGGCAATCATTCATGATATAACCAAACCGAAAGAAAAAGAGCGGGAATTACTAGAAACTCTGGAAGTTCAAAAGGTTTTGCAGGCTGTAATAAAAAGCAGTCCGGCCGTTGTTTTCTTCTGGGGTTCCCAATCAGAATGGCCTGTGGAATTCGTTTCTGAAAATATCGAAAAGTTTGGTTACTCCCCGGAGGAATTTATTTCAGGGAAGTTGAATTATAGTGATATTATTCACCCATCAGATTCTGAGAGGGTGCACGCATATTTTGACAGGAAGAATTATGAAGGTACGTCGGAATATCGCATCGAGTATCGTATAATAACAAAAACCGGAGATGTGCGCTGGGTAGAGGAAAGATCAACTCCTCAATATGATGAAGAAGGAAAGCTTGCTCATATTCAGGGTATAATAATAGACATCACTGAACGTAAAAGGATCGATCAGTTCCTTAATATTGAATCTGAGGTGGGAAACCTGTTCACCCCATCCGGAGACCTTCAGGAAACATTTGACCAACTTCTGGAGTTCTCTTTACACATAAAGGGTCTTGATTGTGGTGCCCTTTATATTGTTGACAAGAACAATGGTGATCTCAACCTCGTATCTCATAATGGACTTTCAGAAGAATTTGTGAAAACGTATTCCCACTATGGCCCGGATTCCATACAAAACAGGTTCTTCCTAACAGGTTATCCGCTCTATAAACTTTATTCAGAGATATTTCCACTGACACGTCATGATAAGCGGGTGGATGAAGGACTTCTTGCTACTGCAGTTATTCCTGTAAAGTACCGGGAAGAGATAGTAGCAGTTCTTTTCCTTGCGTCTCATGACGAATACGACATATCCTATGATGTTCATACATCAATTGAGACCATTGCTGCACAGATAGGCTCTATAATAGGTCGTATTGAAACCGAGGTTGACCTCCAGAAGAACCAGAACGATCTGAAATTACTTCTGGACAGCATTAATGATCTCATATTTGTCCTTGATAACGAAGGATGCGTTCTTTATACAAACGAAAGCGTGACGGGCAAACTTGGTTATTCAAAAGAAGAAATTACAGGCATGAATTTCATCAAAATGCATCCTCACAATAAAGTACTGGATGTAGCAAATTACTTTAGTGAGGCTGTTTCAGGTAAAGAGACTGTGTTTACACTTCCTCTACTAACCAACACAGGGATGGCAATTTCCGTTGAAACAAGATTGAATAAAGGCATCTGGAACAAACAGGAAGCATTAGTAGCTGCCTGTCGTGAGGTGAATTGAATCTGATATCTGGCGAATCAAATAGCTTTAAAATAAAATATTAAAATTAGTTCAATTAAATTTATATCTCACATTAAAGAGTCTTATTTATTAATTGATATCTGTTAATTATTATAAGCTGGGCCATAGAACAGTGATGTTTATGGAGGAGTAAATTGTGATCGACATAAATCCTCAACGTACGTTGGTGCGATATAATGTTAAAGTAGAACAGGAAATGACTCCTGAAGAAGTTGCAGAGAACCTATTTCCAAAAGATGAAGCTATACGTGAAGTTGCAAGAGCTGTTTTTGAGGGAGATGAAGATGAAGTTGTTGAAAGTCTTCAGAATGCGATAGCTAAAGGCAAAGATCCTTTATCCCTGATAAATGATGCACTCATGTTAGGAATGGAAATTGTATCCGAACTTTACGATGACAATATGCTCTATCTTCCTGATGTTATTATCTCAGCTCAGGCAATGATCGAAGGAATCGAATTCTGTAAAGAGCAATCGGGACAGGAGCATGAGTATAGAGGCAAGATCGTTTCCTATGTTGTAGAAGGTGACATACATGACATTGGCAAGAAGATCGTAACAGTGCTTCTCAGGGCAAAGGGCTATGAGGTCATTGATCTTGGAAAAGATGTTCCTGTAGAAGAGGTAATAGCTGCCGTGAAAAAGGAAAAACCCATCATGCTTACCGGAACCGCCCTTATGACAACTACTATGTCTGCATTTAAGGATGTAAATTCCCGCCTTCTTGATAGTGATATTAATGTTCCTGTTGTATGTGGAGGGGGGGCAGTTACACAGGATTTCATTTCGCAGTACGATCTTGGCCTCTACTGTGAGGAAGCAGCAGACGTTCCAAAGATCGCAGATGCTATACTGAAAGGATTTGATGTTGAACGCCTCAGGAAGGAGTTCCATAAACATTGATGGTGGTTAATTTATGGATATAAAACGTTATACAAAAATGGCATACGATGA
Coding sequences:
- a CDS encoding PAS domain S-box protein, coding for MYTIYSSRVHTGFKPAKKESIASIIGSTPEFDSEASVFFSWDLENDWNILDVSDNVSLFGYTVEECLDERFSYSDLVHPHDLDRVFSELQIYRELEGTSSFVQNYRILAKNGSVADVKVLNTLTITADGSVGSAYGFMIEMTSLPNITHSNHASFYLESIIDSLKESILIIGNDFEVIYANDSFYELFKVGPEDVIGKNARKFAQFRQDSPELFSKLKDVCAEGKPVKNLEFTYTFTNVGMRTISLNANRLSLSTDDGCLLFVAFEDITELKKAEELLSSEEKYASLVEKGTEGIIVVRDDIIKYANTKFCELRGLQKEDIIGSDLFSHIPTEYHRMISIKIKKWLASKKKDPKSYEVNIFSKDEENIPVEITASHGDYGGEPGLIITINDIREKRKAKEALIDTEKNFRLIFEKSPMGIVRFDQKGTITNSNEVFDELFNHLQENVLGQSLFDFLKDDKIRQGLNDVLTGKSNNFESETQLKKDNNSLILRLNLSSLIVDGFPQGGMAIFDDVTLHKMGEESLQQNENRLKILLELSQMADDDVSSIIRFALRSALDLTQSSEGYILRLGDNGIPDLCLSLLKDEEGQYDFNEESINCSSDLKRTIKENGSTGKPLFSNILTDHNNRSDISEKAVHRIELPFYDGSSIKFVLGVENKDTSYNYLDTHNLKLLLQSMWKLIIHREANEALEASEEKYSTLVEKGNDGIIIIQDGMLKFANPMFCEIVGLSPDKVHDTKFTRYISPEYIRMVEKLLSKILEKKKSISRRSEIILMGKSRGSIPVEITTSRIDHNGKPSIMAIIHDITKPKEKERELLETLEVQKVLQAVIKSSPAVVFFWGSQSEWPVEFVSENIEKFGYSPEEFISGKLNYSDIIHPSDSERVHAYFDRKNYEGTSEYRIEYRIITKTGDVRWVEERSTPQYDEEGKLAHIQGIIIDITERKRIDQFLNIESEVGNLFTPSGDLQETFDQLLEFSLHIKGLDCGALYIVDKNNGDLNLVSHNGLSEEFVKTYSHYGPDSIQNRFFLTGYPLYKLYSEIFPLTRHDKRVDEGLLATAVIPVKYREEIVAVLFLASHDEYDISYDVHTSIETIAAQIGSIIGRIETEVDLQKNQNDLKLLLDSINDLIFVLDNEGCVLYTNESVTGKLGYSKEEITGMNFIKMHPHNKVLDVANYFSEAVSGKETVFTLPLLTNTGMAISVETRLNKGIWNKQEALVAACREVN
- the mtaC gene encoding methanol--corrinoid protein MtaC, with the translated sequence MIDINPQRTLVRYNVKVEQEMTPEEVAENLFPKDEAIREVARAVFEGDEDEVVESLQNAIAKGKDPLSLINDALMLGMEIVSELYDDNMLYLPDVIISAQAMIEGIEFCKEQSGQEHEYRGKIVSYVVEGDIHDIGKKIVTVLLRAKGYEVIDLGKDVPVEEVIAAVKKEKPIMLTGTALMTTTMSAFKDVNSRLLDSDINVPVVCGGGAVTQDFISQYDLGLYCEEAADVPKIADAILKGFDVERLRKEFHKH